The genomic window CTTCGGGATCGTCGACTCGCAGCGCGCGATCCGGACGGAATGTTGGGAATACAGCTGTTGCCGACCCGCTGCGTTGGATCCGCTCGTGATATTCGAGCGTCTGAGCCGGGTCATCCGTGGTACACACAGCAACTACGCGGAACTTCTCCAGAATTCCTTGCGTGCTGAATTCATGTTTCGCGAGCTGTTCGTTGGCTCGCTTCCAGATGTCCTCAGCCGTGTTTTCGTCGAGCAGGGAGTCGATATTGAAATAGCGCTTTAGCTCAAGATGCGTCCAGTGATACAGCGGATTGCGCAGCGTATGCGGTACTGTCCGCGCCCACGCCAAAAACTTCTCGTACGGCTTGGCATTGCCGGTACAGTATCGTTCTGGAACGCCGTTGGCGCGCATCGCGCGCCATTTATAGTGATCGCCTTCGAGCCAGATTTCCGTCAGATCGCGAAAGCGACGATTCTCAGCAATGTCCTTTGCAGAAAGATGGCAATGGTAGTCCAGGATCGGTTCGTCAGCGGCATACTCCTGATACAGATTTCGTGCTGTCTTGCTGCGCAGAAGAAAGTTCTCGGTAATGAATCCCATTTTGGTCTCACTTGTATAACATCTAGCCGATGTCTCAGCTAAGGGCTGATTATCAATTTTCTCCAGGGTGTGTCAGCAACTGTGTTGCATTGCGAAACGTTGAAATTTTCCGTTTAAGTGCCGCGCTTTTCTGCGGTACTCGTGTGTCAAAACGAACTCTTCGAGTGCCGCAATGACATCCAACTGCAGTCAGGGCGTAACGGTCCTATTTATCCCACCGCAGTCGCACACCATCTTATTGGGCGCAGCATGAAGCTGCGCCCACTTTTTAATACGAGCTAACGAACGAATAGTTAGAAGATCACTTTCAACGCGAGCTGTCCGATGCGCGGATCACCCGCGCCGGTGATCTGGCCGAAGCTGCTCGAATTGAAACTCGCGATCCCGGTGCTGGCGGATGGATCGTTCAAGTTCACACGATTGAAGACGTTGAAGTACTCGGCGCGGAACTGCAGTTTCCATCGCTCCGTCATGGTGAAGTTCTTCATCAGTCCCATGTCCCAGGTCCAATACTTCGGCCCGCGCAGCGCGCCTTTACCCGTATTGCCGAAGGTGCCGAAAGCCGGCTGCTGAAAAGCCCCGGGATTGATCCAGGTTACGCAGTGTGGCGACGTGCCGCAGTTGTTGCCGCCGTAAGGATTTCCTCCCAGAAAGACGGCGCGGTCAGTGCCGTTCCCGACACCAGACCGGTCGCTTCCGGAACTGAGACCAGATGTAATTGTCAGCGGGCGCCCGGTCTGGAATTGTGTCGAACCGCTGAGCATCCACCCGCCCAGTACCTCTCGCAGGGCTGTACTCCAATCCGACATTTGCGGAAGCTGCAGCACATACGATCCGACAATGCGATGCGTGCGGTCGAACTCCGAAGGTCCTCGATCGAAGACGTGTCGATTCGGATCATTCCACGGTAATGGCGAAACGCCGCCGGTATCCGCGCCGATCTCGCTCACGTTAGCACCAACTGGCAGGTCGTCGATACTCTTCGACCAGGTATAGCCGCCGATGAGCGTGATGTTCTTTGCGCGCTTCTCCAGACTTGCCTGCAACGAGTTGTAGGAAGAATTGATGTCATTCCAACCTTGAAACACATTGTTGTAGACGACATTCTTGGGATTGATGGCCTCGAAAGGAAGATTCAATCGACGCGATGCGTCGCAGAATGTCTTGGTTCCACACGCTGCCGGTGGAGTAGCCGTTGGGAACGCGGGATTCAGTTGTACTGATTCCTTGATATGGCTGCCGTGCGAGCCCACATACGCAAGTTGGGCCAGAAACCCGGCGGGAAACTCATGCTGTAGCCCCAGATTCCATTCGTTGATGAGAGGCGTTTTGAGTTTCGCGCGATTGTCGAAGCCGATGATTTGCAACGGCAATGGAAAGACGTAGCTGGAGGGTACCGGGAGCGCCTGCGGGAAGGGATTGCTGATCGCATTGCACCCGGCGGTCTTCTGGCAGTATGGATCGCTGAATGGACCGGGTGGTGGCGTCAGCGGCCCGATTTGCGGACTGAAAGGCGTGAGGTCAACCACACGGTTGTTTGCCAGTCCTGTCATGCGAGTGTCATAGAACATGCCAAAGCCTCCGCGCAGGCTGGTCTTGCTGTCGCCGAAAACGTCATAGGCGAAGCCAAGGCGTGGCGCGAAGTTGATCATGTTCGACTGGACTCCGCGCTCCGGCACGCCCGCGTCGCCGACGAAGAACAATCCCGGCGGCGCATTGGGATAGATCTGCGAGGTCGGCCCACCGGGAATCGCGTCGGCGATGTTGAATACCTCCGTCCGGTGCTTGATCTCGTCCCAGGCTTGGAACGGCTCCCAGCGTAAACCCGCAGTCAGTGTCAGCTTGCGGCTCGCGTGGAAGTCGTCCTGCAGATACAGTCCGGGAAAATTGTTGCGGATGTTCTTGAATTCACCGGCGCCTTGCTGAAAGGTGTTCAGCGTTCCTTTAAGAAAATTGTTGAGATTCGAAAAAGTAAACGTTCCGTATCCGAAAAACCCGGGATTAGTGATGTCTACCTTGCTGGTCTCGATGACCCCGCCAAACTTGAGCGTGTGCCGTCCGACAACCCAGCTCACATCATCGCTCCAGGTATAGTTGTTGCGCTTGAAGACGGCGTGCAAGTTGTCGCCGATGCTGAAGCCGCTCAATCCCGAAACACTAATCGTCTGAATGCCTTTACCGAAATTGGGCTGGAAGATATTGACACCAAAATCAGATACATCCGGCACGTTGGCTGCCGGCCCACGATCCGAGGTCTCACGCGCGTAGCTAAAACGAAAATCGTTCAGCAAGCGCGCCGAGAAAACGTGGCTTTCGTGAAGCAGATAATTCTGATTCACGATGGCGTTGGTTCCGTCTGTGTAATCCAGGATGTTGGCCGGATCGAAGACGGGGTCTTTGTGGTACCGGTTGTAATCATAGCGGAAGGTCAAGCGATCATTGTTCGTAATCGAATGGTCAACTCGACCGAGGATTTCGTTGTAATTCTCGTGGTCCGGCTGCGCGTAGGTTACTCGCGGCTGACCGGTCGAATCAAAGCTGCCGGGATCGCCCAGTGGGACGAGCTTCAGTAAATTGACTATTGCTGGGTCGGTGGCATTCCCACGTTGCACAGCACTGAATACACTCTTGGTCGTCGGGTTTCCCAGATTGCGGATCTGCGTGCCCTGATACCCCACAAAGAAAAACGTTTTGTCATGGATGATCGGGCCGCCAATGGTGCCACCGAACTGATTGCGCTTTAGCTGATCGCGACCATGGTCATAAGCACTGAAATTCGAACCCCAGTTCCTCGCATTAAAAAGAGCGTTCCGCAAGAACTCGAATGCATCACCGTGAATTTGGTTGGTCCCTGACTTGGTCACCACGTTCACCACGCCGCCGGCGTTCTGGCCGTATTCGGCGCCGTAGTTGCTCGTCTGCACACTGAACTCCTGCAGCGCGTCCGGAAATGGGAATGGCTGGTTCACGTTGCTGTACTCGTCGACGAAATTGCCGCCGTCAAGCTGATAACTGGTCTGGTTTTGTCGTGAACCGTTGATCGAGTACGTCACCGCGCCGGGAAAGGTCTTCTGTCCTCCTTGGTCCGCGCCGCCATTGTTCGGATCGTTGACTGTGCCCGGGACCAACAGCGTAAGTTGCGCAGCATTGCGCCCTTCCAGCGGTAGGTCGAGAACGCGCTGGCCTTCCAGCACTTGCTTCATGGTCGGAGTCGTGGTGTCCACCTGCAGCTGCGTGCCGGTAACCTCCACCGTCTCCGTAGGGGAGCCTATTTGCAGCTGCGAATTTACGGTAAGAGTCTGATTGGCCAGCAAAGTGACGTTCTGCTTCGAAGTACGGAACCCGGACGCTTCAGCCGATACTGAGTACTGTGCCGGTTTCAGAGAGGGGATCACGTAATAACCCTGCGAGTCTGCGACGGCGGTCCGACTCAGTGCAGTTCCGGCTTCGACCGCCGTGACCTTAGCTCCGGGAAGCACCGCTCCCGAAGAGTCAGATACGGTTCCAACAATACTGCCGAGTCCTTGGGCAAACGAAATTGCGCTGAGCAGTAAGACAACAAAACAAACGGCTATCAGATGCTTCTTCATCGTTTCTCTCCTGGGATAGAGGGAAGAACAAAAGCGGCGCCGCGAGTTGTTAGAGCAAAACTATTGCTTGGAAATTCGGACGCAGCTTGACCGCTTTTGCCGCACGCGCTTCCCTCAAGGTGAGCGGCATCATGTTGGGCGACGATTGGCTTTGTCAAGACCAGATACTTAAAACGGTATGTTTAGCAAAACTGAACCGTTCCATCGCTTCCACAGGTTGAAACTCAGCGAGTGTCAACGATGGGAGTCGATTTCATTGGGTTCCACTTTACTGGAGAGCTCGCCGAACAAATTCAGCAATCGTCAGGGTAAGCGGACGCGGATAAGGACCATTCACCATCGCGAGCGCCTGATTACGTACAAGCTTCTGGCCGGAGATGCGCATGGTGTGGAAGAAACGGGATTGTCCCTTGAGAGAGAACTCCGGAAGAATGGAGTAGCCGAAGCCCGATTCAACCAGGCGTTTGATGGCCTCCGTATCCGCCGCTTCCATGATCACATTCGGCTCAATGCCGGCATGAGCGAAGAAGCCATCGATGATTGTGCGCATGTTGCTTTGTTTCGGATAGAGCAGCCATGGCACGCGCGCCAGTTCTGAAGCGCGAATCGAGCCGATTTGTCCGCCGCGGACGCGGCTCGCCGATGGACGCACCACCAGCAATTCTTCGTCGAACAGCGGGATAGTGGTGACACTGGGTTCGGATAGCGGAAGCGAGATCAGTCCCAAATCGAAACGACGGTCCAGCAGCCCGGCGACGATCTCTTCGGTATTGGCAACGGTTACGTGCAGTTCCGTGCGTGGATACTGCTTGCGCAACATCCGAAGCGGCCGGCCCAGACGGTATACGAGCGTGGTCACGCCTGTCGCAAAGTGAAATGGACGTGTGTCTTCCTGGGGCTGACCGTGAAAATCCGTCTCGATCCGCCGAATCTGGTCGACCACCGATCGCGCCTGCTCGGCCAGCCGATGGGCCATCGATGTAGGCAGGAGCTTCCGGCCGGAGCGCACGAAGAGTTCAGTCTTTAAGTGCTCCGCCAGGTTCTGAAGCTGGAGACTCACTGCGGCAGGTGACAAATGAACACGTTCGGCTCCGCGCGTGACGCTGCCAGTCTCGAGCACCGACAGAAATACCTCAAGCTGATGGACGTCCACATGGCTCCTGAGCTGCTGAAGTGAGGACGCTCGATACTTTAGTTCGGCTAAAGATTCTTTTCAATAGAACCAGTTTGACAGGACAGATGCCAAGGACCAGCATGAAGGTACGCACGCAGGCTAGCTGCTGGTCCTGGAGCACCACAGACTCTGGATTCAGCAGCTTTTTTGTTTCCGGCAGACGTAGCTAAATTCTGAGTCACACTTCTCTGCTGAGCGCCGGTTCAGCCGCCTCGGCGCTGGCTGCGTTCAGCAGATCGATCTCGCCTGAGCTCAGTTTGAGCTTGGTCGCCTCGATCAGGTCGGTGAGTTGATCAAGTTTCGTCGCGCTGGCAATCGGCGCCGTGATGCTGGGACGTGCCATGAGCCAGGCGAGCGCGACGCGCGCCGGCGTTGAGTTGCGCTCGTTCGAGATGCGATCGAGAGCATCGAGAATGCGGAAGCCGCGTTCGTTCAGGTATTTTTCCACGCGTGAGCCTCGTGCCTTCCCGGCGGCATCAGCTTTCGAGCGATATTTCCCCGTGAGAAATCCACTTGCCAGTGAAAAATACGGAATCACTCCGAGTCCCTCGCGCATACAAACATCTTCGAGTGTGGATTCGTAGTCATTCCGTTCATAAAGGTTGTAGTGCGGCTGCAGAGTCTCGTAACGAGGCAGCTTATGCGACTTGCTCACACGAAGCGCTTCTTGCAGGCGTTGTGCGGAGTAATTGGAAGCGCCGATCGCACGCACCTTGCCCGCTTTGATGAGCTGCGCGAATGCCTCGAGTGTTTCCTCCAGCGGCGTCTTTGGATCATCCTGGTGCGCCTGATACAAATCGATGTAATCAGTCTGCAAGCGTCGAAGTGAATCTTCGGCAGCCTCCAGGATGTACTTCTTTGATAAGCCGGTTTTCCCCGGTCCCATTCCCCATTCGTGGCCGCACTTGGTTGCGAGAATCACTTTCTCGCGATTGCGCCGCTCTTTCATCCATTTGCCGATGATGGTCTCCGATTCCCCGCCTTTATTGCCGGGAACCCACTTCGGATAAATGTCGGCAGTGTCAATGAAGTTGAAATCCACGGCAAAGAAGCCATCCAGAATCCTGAACGATCCTGCTTCATCGAGCGTCCATCCGAAGACGTTGGCTCCAAGGCAGAGCGGCCTCACCTGAATTCCAGAATTGCCCAGCTTGCGTAGCTCAGCCATCCAACTCCTCCGTGAAGTTGGTTTGATGTCGGTTGCAAGACTCACGATCCACAATGGGACTAGCGCGCATAATGTGGATGGTCGCTCTGAAGGCGAGTTCCAACAAAGCATTACCCCGCTTTAGAGCAGCGTACATGCCTCTTTAAACTCGAGCCGCGGAGCGCGAGGAAAGAGCTTCGCGTCATCGCCATAGCCAAGATTGCAAAGGAAATTCGACTTCACGTGACCAGCAGGGAAAAACTCCTGCTCACATCCTTCGCATTCTTTGCCGCTGCCGAAAAACTCCTCGTCGAGTTTCGCATTATCGAATCCAGACATTGGACCGCAGTCGAGTCCCAACGCCCGTGCAGCAATGATTAAGTAAGCTCCCTGTAGTGATGAATTTCGCTTCGCAGTGACTTCGACCAATTGCGGATTGGCGGCAAACATGGCGCGCATTCCAGTATTGTGCGGAAAAAGCTTGGCCAGCTTTTCATAAAAAAGCAGATCGTAAGCGACGATCACGGTAACTGGTGCCGCCATTGTCTTGTCCACATTGCCCGGTGCGAGCGCAGGACCTAACCGCTCTTTGGCCTGGCGCGAGCGCACAAACACGAACCGCGCCGGATTCGAGTTCGAACTCGTCGGCCCCCATTTCATCAGCTCGTAGAGCTGCCGCAGCGTGTCGTCGGTGACAGGCTTATCCTGCCACCCGCTATAAGTTCGTGCGCTGCGAAATATCTGATCGAGCGCCGCGTCAGCCAGTACATGTTTCATGCATTCCCCCGCTCTGCTGATTTTAAGCAACCGGACGGACACTACAGCATTTTTGCCGTTACTGTAGACCACTCTCGGAAATGTCGAATTCCTCTTTGCATTGTCATCCTTCGGAGCGCGAGGTCCCAGCGTAGGGAGTCAACGATCCTGGGTTTGCGCTCCGGGGGATCTGCTGTTCCTCGCGTTACCAAGAACAGCAGGTTCCCCGCGGCGCAAAGCAAAAGCAGGAAGACCGGTTCTCTTTCGCGGCGGCGCGAGGAATGACAATGTCAAAGAAGCAGCGTTTCTGCTGGACTCCATCGGTTCATAGGTTCTAGAAAAATGCTCTAGTGCCTGCACGGGCTCTTTCTGCAGAATGCTGGATTGCAAAACGGAACGCGGCTGCGCTTCTTGCGGCCCCCTCGGGCCTGCATTTTGGCGGGAATTCCTTTTGATCTCGAAAAGCTTCAGTCGTAGATCGCGCTGCCGTAGCCAGCTTTGCGCGCGGTGTCCTGAAGGTCTTTTAGCTCATCCTGTTGCTCTTGAAGAACGCCTTTGAGGCGGTTCACTTCCTGCTCTTTTCTCTTCTGCGCCTCGTTGTATTCGGGAGCATTGGTGTAGATGTTGCGATTGTTTTGAACGTAGTTAACCGTCGACTGCAGCTTGGTGATTTCGGCTTGAATTTCGGCAATGGCCTGCTTCTTGTCCTGAATAGCGGCTTTGAGCTCCTCAGCTGATGGCTGGCCGTTTTTGTCCGCTTGTTCTGCGCTTGCCGAGGGCTTCTGTTTCACGGTCTTCTTCTTTTGCGAGTCGTCGGAGCTGGTGTCAGTTGAATGATCGGCAGTGCTGAGGTCATCATTCGTAAGCACCTTGTTTGTGGTAGTGGCCTGCTGCTTGTTTTTTTCGCACTGCTGCCGGGCGATGTCACCGAGGGATTGCGCGCAGACGCTCTGGGCCAGCAAGACTGAAGCTACAGCCGACAACACTGCCAACGAAGACTTGATTTGCACCCTCATGCTTCCTTGTCCAGGCTCGCGCTTACCAGGCTTCCTTTTGAACGCACTTGAATATCGAAGAAATCTTCCCATGTCATAGTGAGACTTCGATCGAACCAGGCACGAATCTCATCGAGAATTTGCGTATCGGTGGCCGAACCTTGTCGATTCCGTCCTTCGGATTGCGTGCTCTGCGAGAGACGCTGTACCGCCTTCTTCACTCGCAGTTCACATTCTTTTTCGAGAGTCGTGAACATGATTCCCATTCCATGTCCATCGTCGGAAGCGCGGACTTCGCCCTGCGCGGGAATTTTCATTCCATAGAGATGAAGGATCAACTGCACGCGTGTGTAGCGCGGGAGGGGAAATTTTGTACTGACATAGCACCCGCCGAGACTGATGTTATCGAGTGCTCCCGAAATGGGAGAGGCACTCTGATCGGTCCAGTATTGGACGCCGCGATCGCAATCGAACCGCCGAGCCGAGCGCCGGTCGTCTTTTTCTTCTTTGGTATTCGGTTGCCAGGTATCGATGTAGGCTCCGCCATCGATCTCGTTTTCGACGGCGGCGAATCTCTTTTCCGGTTCGAGCGTGCGCAAACCGATCTGGCCTTCGCGTGAGGTGCCCGGCGCTCCGATCCAAACTATCTCGAAGCGTACGCGGTCCTTCTGATGCTCCAGGGTTAGCTCCTGGCCGACGTTCATGGTGAGGCTTTGGAGGCTGGTGATGCGGGCGCCCTTCGCACTGAGATCGAGCGTGCAGACAACGTGCCGGAAACTTCTCCCCTGCGC from Terriglobales bacterium includes these protein-coding regions:
- a CDS encoding carboxypeptidase regulatory-like domain-containing protein; its protein translation is MKKHLIAVCFVVLLLSAISFAQGLGSIVGTVSDSSGAVLPGAKVTAVEAGTALSRTAVADSQGYYVIPSLKPAQYSVSAEASGFRTSKQNVTLLANQTLTVNSQLQIGSPTETVEVTGTQLQVDTTTPTMKQVLEGQRVLDLPLEGRNAAQLTLLVPGTVNDPNNGGADQGGQKTFPGAVTYSINGSRQNQTSYQLDGGNFVDEYSNVNQPFPFPDALQEFSVQTSNYGAEYGQNAGGVVNVVTKSGTNQIHGDAFEFLRNALFNARNWGSNFSAYDHGRDQLKRNQFGGTIGGPIIHDKTFFFVGYQGTQIRNLGNPTTKSVFSAVQRGNATDPAIVNLLKLVPLGDPGSFDSTGQPRVTYAQPDHENYNEILGRVDHSITNNDRLTFRYDYNRYHKDPVFDPANILDYTDGTNAIVNQNYLLHESHVFSARLLNDFRFSYARETSDRGPAANVPDVSDFGVNIFQPNFGKGIQTISVSGLSGFSIGDNLHAVFKRNNYTWSDDVSWVVGRHTLKFGGVIETSKVDITNPGFFGYGTFTFSNLNNFLKGTLNTFQQGAGEFKNIRNNFPGLYLQDDFHASRKLTLTAGLRWEPFQAWDEIKHRTEVFNIADAIPGGPTSQIYPNAPPGLFFVGDAGVPERGVQSNMINFAPRLGFAYDVFGDSKTSLRGGFGMFYDTRMTGLANNRVVDLTPFSPQIGPLTPPPGPFSDPYCQKTAGCNAISNPFPQALPVPSSYVFPLPLQIIGFDNRAKLKTPLINEWNLGLQHEFPAGFLAQLAYVGSHGSHIKESVQLNPAFPTATPPAACGTKTFCDASRRLNLPFEAINPKNVVYNNVFQGWNDINSSYNSLQASLEKRAKNITLIGGYTWSKSIDDLPVGANVSEIGADTGGVSPLPWNDPNRHVFDRGPSEFDRTHRIVGSYVLQLPQMSDWSTALREVLGGWMLSGSTQFQTGRPLTITSGLSSGSDRSGVGNGTDRAVFLGGNPYGGNNCGTSPHCVTWINPGAFQQPAFGTFGNTGKGALRGPKYWTWDMGLMKNFTMTERWKLQFRAEYFNVFNRVNLNDPSASTGIASFNSSSFGQITGAGDPRIGQLALKVIF
- a CDS encoding LysR family transcriptional regulator, with the protein product MLETGSVTRGAERVHLSPAAVSLQLQNLAEHLKTELFVRSGRKLLPTSMAHRLAEQARSVVDQIRRIETDFHGQPQEDTRPFHFATGVTTLVYRLGRPLRMLRKQYPRTELHVTVANTEEIVAGLLDRRFDLGLISLPLSEPSVTTIPLFDEELLVVRPSASRVRGGQIGSIRASELARVPWLLYPKQSNMRTIIDGFFAHAGIEPNVIMEAADTEAIKRLVESGFGYSILPEFSLKGQSRFFHTMRISGQKLVRNQALAMVNGPYPRPLTLTIAEFVRRALQ
- a CDS encoding aldo/keto reductase gives rise to the protein MAELRKLGNSGIQVRPLCLGANVFGWTLDEAGSFRILDGFFAVDFNFIDTADIYPKWVPGNKGGESETIIGKWMKERRNREKVILATKCGHEWGMGPGKTGLSKKYILEAAEDSLRRLQTDYIDLYQAHQDDPKTPLEETLEAFAQLIKAGKVRAIGASNYSAQRLQEALRVSKSHKLPRYETLQPHYNLYERNDYESTLEDVCMREGLGVIPYFSLASGFLTGKYRSKADAAGKARGSRVEKYLNERGFRILDALDRISNERNSTPARVALAWLMARPSITAPIASATKLDQLTDLIEATKLKLSSGEIDLLNAASAEAAEPALSREV
- a CDS encoding malonic semialdehyde reductase, whose protein sequence is MKHVLADAALDQIFRSARTYSGWQDKPVTDDTLRQLYELMKWGPTSSNSNPARFVFVRSRQAKERLGPALAPGNVDKTMAAPVTVIVAYDLLFYEKLAKLFPHNTGMRAMFAANPQLVEVTAKRNSSLQGAYLIIAARALGLDCGPMSGFDNAKLDEEFFGSGKECEGCEQEFFPAGHVKSNFLCNLGYGDDAKLFPRAPRLEFKEACTLL
- a CDS encoding PilZ domain-containing protein translates to MSRRREKRSFLAVPVRVSGSDAQGRSFRHVVCTLDLSAKGARITSLQSLTMNVGQELTLEHQKDRVRFEIVWIGAPGTSREGQIGLRTLEPEKRFAAVENEIDGGAYIDTWQPNTKEEKDDRRSARRFDCDRGVQYWTDQSASPISGALDNISLGGCYVSTKFPLPRYTRVQLILHLYGMKIPAQGEVRASDDGHGMGIMFTTLEKECELRVKKAVQRLSQSTQSEGRNRQGSATDTQILDEIRAWFDRSLTMTWEDFFDIQVRSKGSLVSASLDKEA